In Tripterygium wilfordii isolate XIE 37 chromosome 15, ASM1340144v1, whole genome shotgun sequence, one DNA window encodes the following:
- the LOC120016945 gene encoding CRM-domain containing factor CFM3, chloroplastic/mitochondrial-like, with product MSFASARLSEYPLRHYSLSLFSSSTTTTPPNPSFHHFLRKPEFICTCFLITNANSHPKSRSPSAPWLATASRPEFKCHDRKPPTAAAPTTAHKNGKSQNAIERIVLRLRNLGLGSDDEEGDEGEGGLEGAGGDFTGEERLGDLLRRDWVRPDFILEEKKRDEELGSLPWERKESGRETVREEEGGSGVRRRAVKAPTLAELTLEDEELRRLRRVGMFIRERINIPKAGLTLPILQKIHDKWRKEEVVGLKFHEVLAVNMRLAHELVERRTGGLVIWKSGSVMMVYRGSNYEGPYSKSKPREANKEGDKLFVPDVSSIGSGKNACEDGETSTPEKMELVVDNADKVKIVTEEEAEYNSLLDSLGPRFNDWWGTGAIPIDADLLPQKVPGYKTPLRLVPTGMRSRLTNAEMTNFRKLAKSLPCHFALGRNRNHQGLAAAILKLWEKSSIVKIAVKRGIQNTNNKLMADELKNLTGGVLLLRNKYFIVMHRGKDFLPTSVAAVLSEREQLTKQIQNVEEKVRSRVEAAASAEREESTKQICDFEEEVQNRGVEAASTHENVGNASAGTLAEFYEAQARWGRDVSVEEREKMIEEASKAKNARIIKRIEHKLAVAQAKKLRAERLLAKIEAAMIPAGPDYDQETVTDEERVMFRKVGLRMKPYLPLGIRGVFDGVIENMHLHWKHREVVKLITGQKNLAFVEDTARLLEYESGGILVTIERVPKGYAIIYYRGKNYRRPISIRPRNLLTKAKALKRSVAMQRHEALSHHILELEKTIEQTKKEIGTSHDSDDENNLNSEDNHRLADLSLSDTAHSKVEAPCPWMGFDEDDDDEVFHWDTDEDIEFSNLENRNFDSSRNR from the exons ATGTCCTTCGCCTCCGCCAGATTATCAGAATATCCACTACGTCACTACTCACTctcactcttttcctcctccaccaccaccaccccccCAAATCCGTCTTTTCACCACTTCCTCCGGAAACCCGAATTCATTTGCACTTGCTTTCTCATTACCAACGCTAATTCTCACCCCAAATCTCGCTCCCCCTCTGCTCCATGGCTCGCAACGGCTTCCCGTCCTGAATTCAAATGCCACGACCGAAAGCCCCCCACCGCCGCTGCCCCCACTACTGCGCACAAGAACGGTAAGAGCCAAAATGCAATCGAGAGAATTGTGCTCCGGTTAAGAAATCTAGGGTTAGGATCggacgacgaagaaggagatgaaggaGAAGGGGGATTGGAGGGTGCCGGCGGAGATTTTACTGGAGAAGAGCGATTAGGAGATTTGTTAAGGCGCGACTGGGTCCGACCGGATTTTATTcttgaagagaagaagagggatgagGAGTTGGGCTCGTTGCCGTGGGAGAGGAAAGAGAGTGGCAGGGAAACTGTAAGGGAGGAGGAAGGAGGGAGCGGTGTGAGGCGGAGGGCAGTAAAGGCCCCGACTTTGGCGGAACTTACTCTCGAGGATGAGGAGCTGAGACGGCTGAGGCGGGTGGGGATGTTCATCAGGGAAAGGATCAATATCCCCAAAGCTGGGCTAACGCTCCCCATTTTGCAGAAGATTCACGATAAGTGGAGGAAGGAGGAGGTCGTGGGGCTCAAATTTCATGAGGTTCTTGCTGTCAACATGAGACTCGCCCATGAACTCGTCGAG CGTCGAACAGGAGGCTTGGTTATATGGAAGTCTGGAAGTGTGATGATGGTTTATCGTGGCAGTAATTATGAAGGGCCATACTCAAAATCTAAGCCCCGAGAAGCTAATAAAGAAGGAGATAAGCTCTTTGTGCCAGATGTTTCTTCAATTGGTAGCGGAAAAAACGCATGTGAGGATGGGGAAACTTCGACTCCTGAAAAGATGGAACTGGTTGTGGATAATGCAGATAAGGTTAAGATCGTGACTGAAGAGGAAGCTGAGTATAACAGCTTACTTGATAGTTTAGGTCCTCGTTTCAATGACTGGTGGGGTACTGGAGCAATTCCGATTGATGCTGATTTACTTCCACAAAAGGTTCCTGGTTACAAGACACCTTTGAGGCTTGTGCCTACCGGAATGAGATCACGGCTGACAAATGCGGAGATGACTAATTTTCGGAAACTTGCTAAATCACTTCCTTGTCACTTTGCCCTTG GGAGAAATAGAAACCATCAGGGTTTGGCAGCTGCAATACTTAAGCTCTGGGAGAAGAGTTCAATTGTAAAGATAGCTGTGAAACGTGGTATTCAgaatacaaataacaaattaatGGCTGATGAACTGAAG AATTTAACTGGAGGTGTTTTACTACTTAGAAACAAGTATTTCATTGTTATGCACCGTGGAAAGGATTTCCTCCCAACGAGTGTCGCAGCTGTTTTGTCAGAAAGAGAGCAATTGACCAAACAGATTCAGAATGTTGAGGAGAAAGTGCGGAGCAGAGTGGAGGCAGCTGCTTCAGCTGAAAGAGAGGAGTCGACAAAGCAGATTTGTGATTTTGAGGAAGAAGTGCAGAATAGAGGAGTCGAAGCTGCTTCTACTCATGAAAATGTAGGAAACGCTTCTGCAGGTACTTTGGCTGAGTTTTATGAGGCTCAGGCCCGATGGGGAAGAGATGTATCTGTTGAAGAACGTGAGAAGATGATTGAAGAAGCTTCTAAAGCTAAGAACGCCAGAATTATCAAACGAATTGAACATAAATTGGCTGTC GCACAAGCCAAAAAGCTTAGAGCAGAGAGGCTATTAGCTAAAATAGAAGCTGCTATGATTCCTGCTGGTCCTGACTATGACCAAGAAACAGTCACGGATGAGGAACGGGTTATGTTTCGCAAGGTTGGTTTAAGAATGAAGCCGTACTTGCCTCTTG GTATTCGTGGTGTTTTTGATGGTGTCATTGAGAATATGCATTTGCACTGGAAGCACAGAGAGGTTGTGAAGCTAATAACAGGACAGAAGAACCTCGCCTTTGTTGAGGATACGGCAAGGTTGTTGGAATACGAGAGTGGAGGGATACTGGTGACAATAGAAAGAGTTCCCAAAGGATATGCTATTATTTATTATCGTGGGAAGAATTATAGGCGGCCTATTAGTATAAGGCCAAGAAACCTTCTAACGAAGGCAAAGGCATTAAAACGTTCAGTGGCTATGCAACGACATGAG GCTTTGAGTCACCATATATTGGAGTTGGAGAAAACAATAGAGCAGACGAAAAAAGAGATA